In a genomic window of Labilithrix sp.:
- a CDS encoding chemotaxis protein CheW, with product MSDLTTEEQAILLERTAALARSPVAVAEAEGEPAIFFRVGRRRCCALARSVRAAVRLEAMVPVPHAPRALAGAIVRGGAAIPVFHLAALVSERLGRLPETAHGLVLGEQHDEVALAVDAIDGFGAIDRAALVAPPDEIRSAWVVAATPAGESFVDLDALRAGPALWVDAGQIRTEPR from the coding sequence ATGAGCGACCTCACGACCGAGGAGCAAGCGATCCTGCTCGAACGCACCGCGGCGCTCGCGCGCTCGCCGGTCGCGGTCGCGGAAGCCGAGGGGGAGCCCGCCATCTTCTTCCGCGTCGGACGCCGCCGGTGCTGCGCGCTCGCGCGCTCGGTGCGCGCCGCGGTCCGGCTCGAGGCGATGGTGCCGGTGCCGCACGCGCCCCGCGCGCTCGCGGGCGCGATCGTGCGCGGCGGCGCGGCGATCCCGGTCTTCCACCTCGCCGCGCTCGTGTCGGAGCGGCTCGGGCGCTTGCCGGAGACCGCGCACGGCCTCGTCCTCGGCGAGCAGCACGACGAGGTCGCGCTCGCGGTGGACGCGATCGACGGCTTCGGCGCGATCGATCGCGCCGCGCTCGTGGCGCCGCCGGACGAGATCCGCTCCGCGTGGGTCGTCGCCGCGACGCCCGCGGGCGAGAGCTTCGTCGACCTCGACGCGCTTCGCGCCGGCCCAGCGCTCTGGGTCGACGCCGGACAGATCAGAACGGAACCACGATGA
- a CDS encoding protein-glutamate O-methyltransferase CheR — protein sequence MIRTAEVWDARLRSIFGLSMLDHPARLQDGVRAAMKELGLADEGALLARVDRGDHEARAALARSLTIGETYFFREPSHLEHFRDVLLPAAVARGSSPVVVVSAACSSGEEAYTLAMLARDKLGPDAATKVEVLGFDLNPAAVATARRGIYRPWSLRGMSPDVRARWFDEVEDGASVKAEVRSLVRFDERNMIDPKDALAPASADVVLCRNVLIYFDDEAVKTTLSQLARALRPGGTLIVGAAEAAFFAIADLGTHAIGETWVHVRGERPKAPVVTAPSPPPPPRRPAPRPRSKPASDRKPPPRAPDDVIDLLDRGWKALAIDPGAAGEDARRAILLDRAAAAAHVLAASAALAQRDLGAARRSLRHARRYLAAAPPAELVRGGGGATAAELASYCARIERALGGAAR from the coding sequence ATGATCCGCACCGCCGAGGTCTGGGACGCGCGCCTCCGATCCATCTTCGGGCTCTCGATGCTCGATCATCCCGCGCGCCTGCAGGACGGCGTCCGCGCGGCGATGAAGGAGCTCGGCCTCGCCGACGAAGGCGCGCTCCTCGCCCGCGTCGATCGCGGCGACCACGAGGCGCGCGCGGCCCTCGCGCGCTCGCTCACGATCGGCGAGACGTATTTCTTCCGCGAGCCGAGCCACCTCGAGCACTTTCGCGACGTGCTGCTCCCGGCCGCGGTCGCGCGCGGGAGCTCTCCCGTCGTCGTCGTCTCCGCCGCGTGCTCCTCCGGCGAAGAGGCGTACACGCTCGCGATGCTCGCGCGCGACAAGCTCGGGCCCGACGCGGCGACGAAGGTCGAGGTCCTCGGCTTCGACCTCAACCCGGCCGCGGTCGCGACCGCGCGGCGCGGGATCTACCGCCCCTGGTCGCTCCGCGGCATGAGCCCCGACGTGCGCGCGCGCTGGTTCGACGAGGTGGAGGACGGCGCGAGCGTGAAGGCGGAGGTCCGATCGCTCGTGCGCTTCGACGAGCGGAACATGATCGATCCGAAGGACGCGCTCGCGCCCGCCAGCGCCGACGTCGTGCTCTGCCGCAACGTGCTCATCTACTTCGACGACGAGGCGGTGAAGACGACGCTCTCGCAGCTCGCGCGCGCGCTCCGTCCCGGCGGCACGCTGATCGTCGGCGCGGCGGAGGCGGCGTTCTTCGCGATCGCGGACCTCGGCACACACGCGATCGGCGAGACCTGGGTGCACGTCCGCGGGGAGCGCCCGAAGGCTCCCGTCGTCACCGCGCCGTCGCCGCCGCCGCCTCCGCGCCGTCCGGCGCCGCGGCCTCGCTCGAAGCCGGCGTCGGACCGCAAGCCGCCGCCGCGCGCCCCCGACGACGTGATCGATCTCCTCGATCGCGGATGGAAGGCGCTCGCGATCGATCCAGGCGCCGCGGGCGAAGACGCGCGGCGCGCGATCCTCCTCGATCGCGCCGCCGCGGCCGCGCACGTCCTCGCCGCGAGCGCCGCCCTCGCGCAGCGCGACCTCGGCGCCGCGCGCCGCTCGCTCCGTCACGCGCGCCGCTACCTCGCCGCCGCCCCGCCCGCCGAGCTCGTCCGCGGCGGCGGCGGCGCGACCGCGGCCGAGCTCGCCTCTTATTGCGCGCGGATCGAGCGCGCCCTCGGAGGCGCGGCGCGATGA